CTTGGGCCAGCCGATCTCGCGCTCGTAGGCCAGCGCCACGTCGAACAGCTCGGCGTCGCGATGGTGGCGGGCGAGGACCTGCATCCCGATCGGGAGCCCGTCGAGTGTCCTGGCAGGGATCGACACCGCAGGATTGCCGTAGATGTTGGAGATGATGGTGAGCCCACCCATGGTCACCAGGTCGGGCACCTTCTCCACCACCGCGTCGACGAGTGCGTTCGACAGGCGCGGGAACGCGCCCCCCACAATCCGCACCGTGGCCATCAAGCCTCGGAAGGCGGCGCGGGCGGCCGGGCTCGCCTTGGCCCGGTCGATGAAGGTCTCCGTCGGGCTGGAGGTCGTGGCCTCGGCGGGGAAGGCCGGGCCGGGGTTGGTGGCCGAGATGATGTAGTCGACCTGCTCGAATGCGGTGGCCATCGCCTCGTTCGCCTGCACCCGCTGGGCCTCGGCCACGCTCGCCAGGTGGAGGTTGTAGAGCGACTGGGCCATGATCGTCCCGAGCGCGATCTCGTCGGTGAGATCCTTCGCACAGCCCGGCCAGTGGGGGCCGAGCTCGGCGAGCAAGGTGGAGAGGTTCCCCATCGCCCACTGGGCGGCGAGGTTCGGCAGCCGCAGGTCAAGGTCGACCTCGACCATGCCGGTCAGCTCGATGAGGTCCTTCGCCGCTGCCCGGATCAGCTCCTCCACGCCGGGCTCCAAGCGGACACCGGCGATCGACGGCAGGACCGCGACCCGCTTGCCCCTGAGCTGCGTCCCGCCGAGCCCGGCTTCCCAACCGCCGGGGTTGGGCAAGCTCCAAGGGTCGCGCGGGTCGACCCCGGCGCACACGTCGAAGTGGCGGGCCGCGTCTCGAACGGAGCGAGCCAGGCACCCCAGCACCACGGTTCCCGGCCGGAAGAAGGCCACCGGGCCCCGGCTGATGCGCCCGTAGGTGCCCTTCATGCCGAGCAGCCCGCAATAGCCCGCCGGGATGCGGATGGAACCTCCGCCGTCCCCACCGGACGCGATGGTGACCAGTCCGCCGGCCACCGCCGCTGCGCTCCCACCGGAGGAGCCCCCCGCGGTGCGCCCCCGCCGCCACGGGTTGTGGGTGACGCCGTTGAGCTTGGTGACGCTCACGTTCAGCCCGCCGAACTCCGACGCGGTCGTGAGCCCCACGGGCACCGCGCCACCGTCTTCGATGAAGCGCCGCACGCTCTCCCCGGTGTAGGTGGCGATGCGGTCCTTGAACACCAGCGAGGCGCCGGTGTCAGGCCAGCCCTCGACCTGATCGAGCTCTTTGATGCCCACCGGCACCCCACCGAAGGGCTTGCTCACGTCGGCCTGCTCAGCAGCTGCGAGGGCCCGCTCGGGGTCGAGGAAGGAGAAGCAGTTGAGGTCACTCGCGCCGATCGCGTCGAGCGTGGCCTGCAGCTCCTCCTTCGGCGAGCGGGTGCCGGCGCGGAACGCGTCGACCAGCGAGCAGGCGTCGTCGAGCCATGGAGTGTCGGTCATCGCACGATCCTGCCCGACCCGCAGCCACTACGCACGATGACTGCGAGCGCGGGCAGCAAGGTCGCGAGCGGGGCACCACCTCACGAACCCACCACCCTGGTCGCGATCGCTCGGGCGTCGGGATCTTCAGACTCGAACTCGACATCCACGGTGAGCTGGCCGGGACCGGCGAGCTCGCGTACCAGCGCCCCGCCCTCGCCGACCAGGTCGACCGCTGACCAGCTGAGCGTGACCCTCTCCACCCGGTGACTGCCCACACGCTTCGGCTCCGCTCGAAGGCCGGGTTCCCGGAGCCGGATCGCGTGGCCGCTCGTGTTCAGCTCGCCGAGTACATCGACCACAGCCTGGTACTGCGGCGTTCCCGGGGGGAACAGCGATGCGGCCCGTCCGGATGCGGGCTCGGCGAGCAACGCCACCCAAGACCGCAGGAACGCCTCCCCCCGAGTCGTGGCCCCGCGCGCTGCCACCTCCGGCACCGGTGAGGATGCCGGCGCCGGGACGATCGGATGGGTCACCGACGACTCGGGTGAAGATGGACGCGCGCCGGGGCTCCGGACATCCTGAGGGCCGCGCCCGGCCACAGCCGCACCGACCACCGCGGCGAGGGCGATCGCGGCGACCGCTGCGACCGTGGCAAGTCGTCGCCGTGGTGGCCCGGCTGGCGGATCGATCCGGGCAGGGGCAGCGGGGCCATCCGCGGGAGCCGGCGGCGGCTCACCGAGATCTACCGCGGCGAGCTCCCGCCGCCGGATCTGGTCGCCGGCGAGGTTCGGGTGCACGAGCTGGGCCGTTCCGGTGAAGCCCTTGGTCAGGACCGCGGTCGGTGCGTCAGGAATGGGCTCGGTCGGGGCGAGACCAGCCTGCACCCGCTGCTCGAGGAAGGTGTGGAGCTCGGGGGAGAGGACCCCGCGGGCTCGCTTCAGGAGCGCCTTGCGCTGACCCCGTGCCGAGACGGGCAGGCCGATGAAGGCGTCGACCAGCGCGCTGTAGACGAGTTCGGTCTCGCCCGTGTCCAGGGATTGTGTGACCCGATGGACGAGCAGCGCCGCGTCCGCCCCGGGCGCGAGGCACCGCCGTGCGAGTCGCAGTGCCTCAGCTCGGTGTTCCGCGACCCCTGATGCCACATCGGCCCGCAGCCCGCGCCCGGCGTCCACGACCGCCGGCCGGCGTGCATGGACGAGAACGGTCATGCGCGGCGGGACTCGTGCCACGCCTTCGCATCCGGGAGGATGCTGCCAGCGGGCAGGGCCTCATCAGAGGGACGCACGCCCCTCCGCCTCCATCTTCTTGACTTCGATGGCAAGCATCCGGCCGGTCAACTCCGGCTTGAGGCCCGCGAGGTCCTGGAGCGCGTCGATATAGGACGACGTGTAGGACTCCGAGATGAGCGACACGACCGTGGCGCCGAGATGGGAGAACGCGGTCGTGAGCGCGTCGACCTCCTCGGGAGCGAGCGATTCAACGGCCTGCCCACGGACATAGTCAGTCACCACCGAAGCAATCGAGACCATCATCGGGTTCTTCACCCCGCGCCTGATGTGCACCACTCCGACGAGCGTCATCCAACGGAAGTACGACAGGTCGAGCGGCCCGTTCACCGTTCGCTGCCACCAGTCACGCAGCGTCTGCTCGCGAGCCGCGCGCTCGCCCTCCTCGAACACGGACGCGGTGGGGCCGTGAGCGAAGAGCGTGTCGTAGAACATCTTCACCAAGCCGTCCTCGAGGCCCAGGAGGAAGTCCCGGTGCTGCGCGATGGTCTTGGCATCATCGTCAGTCAGAGTGCTCTCAGGCACGACCTGCTCGAGGATCATGTCGGTGAGGGTGATGATGTCGGGTGCCATGGCTTCCTCCCGCCTCTCAGATGACCTTGGCGATGTTCGCCGCTGCTCGCTTGACGTCGAGGAAGATCAACCCGAGCTTCGCGTCGGGCTTCGCCAGCACGGTCAGCACCGCCTCCTGGCCTGCGTAGGTCAGCAGCACGTAACCGTCGTCGCCTTTGATGAGCACCTGTTCAAGCTCCCCACGGGCGAGCTCGGCTGCGGTGCGATCACCCAGCGACAGGATGGCGGCCGACATCGCACCGACCCGGTCCTGGTCGAGGCCGGCCGGCAACTGGGCGGCCATCATGAGGCCGTCCGTTGAGATGACCGCGGACGCCTCGATATCGGCTGACGTGCCGTTGAGCTCGTTCAGCACGGATTCCAATACGTCTTCGCGCATGGCGTGTCCTCCTTGCTCGGATGGTTCTGGTGGTCGTGGGAGTTGGTAGGGGTCAGGGCTGGCTCGGCTCGGGTGAGTGGGGCATGAGGTCGAGGTTCTCGGAGGGCGGATCGGCGATGTCCTGGGGTCTGCGGTCGTAACGAACCGACAGGGCCCAAACGAGATCCACGAAGCAGGGATGGTTGAACCGCGGCAGCCCCCCGAGCACGAGCACGAAGACGGTGCCGCCGATCTGCAACGGCCAGAACCCCACCTCGCTGTTGCCCGCGGCATCGACTAGGGCCCAGGCGTGGGCCCGATTGCGATCATCCTCGGAGGCGAGCACCGCGAAGTTGTGACGGGCCTCCAGCGACGCGACGTCAGCACCGAGCGCCGAGAGCTCGACTGCCGCTCCTTCGGAGAAACCGATCGCGGAGAGACAGAACCCTTGCTGATCGGCCAACAGTGCCTGCCCGGCCTCAGACAGCGGCGCCAGCATGCCCGGGAGGAGGTCCTCGAGCGCGCGGTCGGGTGCTCGGCGCTCCTCGTCGAGGCCTTCGACCAGCGCATCACACTGCATCAGCCAGAGGATCTCGATGGCTCGAACCGGATCATCGATTTCGAGCCATCGGCAGAGCGCGCCGATCTCGAGGCGAGGAGTCGATGGCTCCCGAAGCAGTGCCCGTAACAGGGTGCGCTCCGCGGTTGGCTCCCGCTGGGTGGCGGCCAGATAGGCGCCGCCGGGCGACGGTCGGACCCAGACGTGATCGGCCAACTCCAGCCCGTCCACTACGAGGACCCCCCTGGTGCGCGGTCCCACTTGGGGGCCCGGCGATCCCGGGCGGGCGGCGGTGCCGACCAGTCGGGAGGTCGCCGCCTAGAGGAGCTCGAGGGAACGGAGGCGAACTTCGATTGCTCAGGCTCCTCCACGCCCGAACGGCCCCGGCCAACGGAAGCGAGCGCGCTCTGCAGCGCGCGAAGTGTGAGGGGCTTGGCGACCCGCCGGTCCGCGAGGGCCTGGGAGGACTCGTCCCCGCCGAGCCCGACGATCGCCAGATGCGGATGTGCTCTGCGAAGCGATCGAATGACATCCCGCACGTCGAGCCCATCGAGATCAACCAGCGCCACTGACGCCTGCTCCGCACGCGTTACGGTGAAGGTGCTGCGGCTCTCGGTCCGAACATAGATCTCGAGCATCTCGGTCAACCGATGATCGAGGTTGGCGAGCACTACCCTCACCGGTCCGACAGCCGGGGCCGGCATCACCGCACTCCGGCCTCAGCCCGGGTCCCGTCAACGTCGAGTCCCGGGTCGAGGCTGAACAGGAGGGCCTCCACGAGACGGGCCACGTCCGATCGCTGGCGAGCATCGACGGTGAACACGGGGCCGTGCAATCCGAGCCGTGCCAGGTGGTCCACGTACTCCCCGAGGGTAGGCACCGCGCGAAGGTCGGTTCGGGTGACGCCGACCGCCAGCGCGGTCCGCTCGATCAGTGGGCGGTACGCCTCGACGAAGCTGGTCAGATCGTCGATCGGGGCAGGAGCGGCGTTGTCGATCAAGATCGCCAGGCCGAGCGCACCTTCTTGGAGGATCTCCCACATGAAGTCGAACCGTTCCTGTCCCGGCGTGCCATAGAGGTGGAGCTGATCCTCCACCGACAAGCGCATGACCCCGTAGTCCATCGCCACCGTGGTCTTGGGCTTGCGGTGCTTGGTCCCGTCGGTGGCGATGGTGTCCGTGCTCACCGGGGGCCGATCGCTCAGAGAGGCGATCGCAGTGGTTTTTCCCGCTCCCACAGGTCCTGTGAAAA
This genomic window from Rhabdothermincola sediminis contains:
- a CDS encoding amidase yields the protein MTDTPWLDDACSLVDAFRAGTRSPKEELQATLDAIGASDLNCFSFLDPERALAAAEQADVSKPFGGVPVGIKELDQVEGWPDTGASLVFKDRIATYTGESVRRFIEDGGAVPVGLTTASEFGGLNVSVTKLNGVTHNPWRRGRTAGGSSGGSAAAVAGGLVTIASGGDGGGSIRIPAGYCGLLGMKGTYGRISRGPVAFFRPGTVVLGCLARSVRDAARHFDVCAGVDPRDPWSLPNPGGWEAGLGGTQLRGKRVAVLPSIAGVRLEPGVEELIRAAAKDLIELTGMVEVDLDLRLPNLAAQWAMGNLSTLLAELGPHWPGCAKDLTDEIALGTIMAQSLYNLHLASVAEAQRVQANEAMATAFEQVDYIISATNPGPAFPAEATTSSPTETFIDRAKASPAARAAFRGLMATVRIVGGAFPRLSNALVDAVVEKVPDLVTMGGLTIISNIYGNPAVSIPARTLDGLPIGMQVLARHHRDAELFDVALAYEREIGWPKVAPAVSGVAPSSV
- a CDS encoding protoglobin domain-containing protein, coding for MAPDIITLTDMILEQVVPESTLTDDDAKTIAQHRDFLLGLEDGLVKMFYDTLFAHGPTASVFEEGERAAREQTLRDWWQRTVNGPLDLSYFRWMTLVGVVHIRRGVKNPMMVSIASVVTDYVRGQAVESLAPEEVDALTTAFSHLGATVVSLISESYTSSYIDALQDLAGLKPELTGRMLAIEVKKMEAEGRASL
- a CDS encoding roadblock/LC7 domain-containing protein codes for the protein MREDVLESVLNELNGTSADIEASAVISTDGLMMAAQLPAGLDQDRVGAMSAAILSLGDRTAAELARGELEQVLIKGDDGYVLLTYAGQEAVLTVLAKPDAKLGLIFLDVKRAAANIAKVI
- a CDS encoding GTP-binding protein, which codes for MTNYKVLFTGPVGAGKTTAIASLSDRPPVSTDTIATDGTKHRKPKTTVAMDYGVMRLSVEDQLHLYGTPGQERFDFMWEILQEGALGLAILIDNAAPAPIDDLTSFVEAYRPLIERTALAVGVTRTDLRAVPTLGEYVDHLARLGLHGPVFTVDARQRSDVARLVEALLFSLDPGLDVDGTRAEAGVR